A window from Dehalobacter sp. DCA encodes these proteins:
- a CDS encoding ATPase: MENHLIDLIEQLEEVLDHGTKVPLTGKIMVDEETVLEILDGIRSVLPEEIKQANYVLAERDRYMEEARSDGQRIVDRAQKQADQLLQENEIVAQSRAYAEEIVLKAQQYSREVKLGALKYSDDLLQDIESKMGEAFQSIKASREELNAMARWDERVQTMEQE; this comes from the coding sequence TTGGAAAATCATTTGATTGATCTCATTGAACAGTTGGAAGAAGTGCTTGACCATGGAACCAAGGTGCCTTTAACCGGCAAGATCATGGTTGATGAAGAAACAGTATTAGAAATATTGGATGGAATTCGTTCCGTTCTGCCCGAGGAAATCAAACAGGCGAATTATGTTTTGGCTGAAAGAGACCGCTATATGGAAGAAGCTCGCAGCGATGGGCAGAGAATTGTAGACCGGGCGCAAAAGCAGGCTGACCAGCTGCTTCAGGAAAATGAGATTGTTGCTCAATCCCGGGCTTATGCCGAAGAAATTGTCTTAAAGGCGCAGCAGTATTCCCGCGAAGTAAAATTAGGCGCTTTGAAATATTCCGATGATCTGCTTCAGGATATTGAATCAAAAATGGGAGAGGCTTTTCAATCCATCAAAGCCAGCCGGGAAGAATTAAATGCCATGGCCCGCTGGGATGAACGGGTTCAGACCATGGAGCAGGAATAA
- the rsmD gene encoding 16S rRNA (guanine(966)-N(2))-methyltransferase RsmD, with the protein MLRGLNIVRIISGQWKGRNLKTVKGMDTRPTSDKVKGAIFNILAGKVMNARVLDLFAGTGNLSFEALSRGARHAVLVEKDTSALETIRKNAEILGAAPRTSILRMDAMNFFKQAVQERFDLIFLDPPYRRGLANMALAYLQTHPVLNPSGVIIIETSSDETIDDAIDPLEIRLTREYGDTRLWFIQNKEEHEEG; encoded by the coding sequence ATACTCAGAGGATTAAACATCGTGCGAATTATTTCAGGGCAATGGAAAGGCCGCAATTTAAAAACTGTTAAAGGCATGGATACCCGTCCGACTTCCGATAAAGTCAAAGGGGCGATTTTCAATATTCTTGCCGGCAAGGTAATGAACGCCAGAGTGCTGGATCTTTTTGCGGGAACCGGAAACCTTTCCTTTGAAGCTTTGTCCAGGGGGGCCCGTCATGCTGTTCTGGTTGAGAAAGATACTTCAGCCCTGGAGACAATCAGAAAGAATGCCGAAATTCTAGGGGCAGCACCAAGGACCAGCATACTCCGGATGGACGCAATGAATTTTTTTAAACAAGCAGTTCAGGAACGCTTTGACTTAATTTTTCTTGATCCGCCTTATCGGCGGGGACTGGCCAACATGGCCCTTGCCTATTTGCAGACGCATCCTGTGTTAAATCCCAGTGGAGTCATTATCATTGAAACTTCTTCAGACGAAACCATTGATGATGCGATAGATCCTCTGGAGATAAGGTTAACAAGAGAATATGGAGATACCAGGTTATGGTTTATTCAGAACAAAGAAGAGCATGAGGAGGGATAA
- the ylbJ gene encoding sporulation integral membrane protein YlbJ, with the protein MVTTALPFLRILLFLILAACMFIYPQEVLSSASKGLTLWVNYILPALFPFFIVSELLLQLGLVNFLGVLLEPLMRPVFRLPGKASFVLAMTHTSGIPIGAILTCKLRKNGDITRIEGERLLAFTSNPSPGFMFGAVASGMLGNPALGIIIAGSVYLANLLVGLIFRNYGVSSEKPIPRTNSSWRKALRELKNLQQNNKTIGALLADAVRESTSTIILVGGYIIFFSVITHLLTVTHLSSVLADTFHFLSAGSISVLEANAIIQGFLETTLGCNAAVQAFSSLNSKIGVLALLLGWGGISVFAQVSSFTVSTDLRLLPFVAGRTIHSILALLISQLLLKFSDIPTSGLPVQLTGGDASWLLSLRWSSLYFGLCILALLFIVFMIGIWKKVHRH; encoded by the coding sequence ATGGTGACGACTGCCTTGCCATTCCTGAGAATCCTGCTCTTTTTAATACTTGCCGCCTGTATGTTCATTTATCCTCAGGAAGTATTGAGTTCTGCCTCCAAAGGCTTAACGCTTTGGGTAAATTATATCTTGCCGGCCTTATTTCCATTCTTCATTGTCTCTGAACTTCTTCTGCAGCTTGGCCTGGTCAACTTTCTAGGAGTCTTGCTCGAACCACTGATGCGTCCTGTTTTCCGTCTGCCGGGCAAAGCCTCTTTTGTTTTGGCCATGACACATACTTCGGGGATTCCGATTGGAGCGATACTGACATGCAAACTCAGGAAAAACGGAGATATTACACGGATCGAAGGGGAAAGACTTCTTGCTTTTACTAGCAATCCCAGTCCAGGTTTTATGTTCGGGGCAGTGGCGTCGGGGATGCTTGGAAACCCTGCTCTGGGTATTATTATTGCAGGATCTGTTTATCTGGCCAACCTGCTGGTCGGTTTAATTTTTCGTAATTATGGTGTTTCATCCGAAAAGCCTATTCCAAGAACGAATTCTTCCTGGAGAAAGGCTTTGCGTGAATTAAAAAACCTCCAACAAAACAATAAAACCATTGGCGCATTATTGGCTGATGCAGTCAGGGAAAGTACGTCAACGATTATCCTGGTTGGAGGATATATCATTTTTTTCTCTGTAATAACCCATCTTCTAACAGTAACGCATCTGAGCTCCGTTCTAGCCGACACATTCCATTTCCTCTCGGCCGGATCCATTTCTGTTCTGGAAGCAAATGCCATCATCCAGGGATTCCTGGAAACCACCTTGGGCTGTAATGCAGCCGTCCAGGCCTTTTCATCCCTGAACAGCAAGATTGGGGTTCTGGCCTTGCTGCTTGGATGGGGGGGGATTTCTGTTTTTGCACAGGTATCCAGCTTTACAGTGTCGACAGACCTTCGGCTCCTTCCATTTGTAGCCGGCAGAACCATCCATTCCATTTTGGCGCTTCTGATCAGTCAGCTGCTGCTAAAATTCAGCGATATTCCAACCTCCGGCCTCCCTGTACAGCTAACTGGAGGTGATGCTTCCTGGCTGTTGTCCTTAAGATGGAGCAGCCTGTATTTTGGCCTATGCATTTTGGCTCTGCTTTTCATTGTCTTCATGATTGGAATATGGAAAAAAGTGCACCGCCATTAA